A stretch of Caenibius tardaugens NBRC 16725 DNA encodes these proteins:
- a CDS encoding flavin-containing monooxygenase, translating to MSEVLEQQRQDNTGAYEEFDVLIIGAGISGIGSAYHLKTQCPGKSFVVLEAQSQFGGTWRTHKYPGVRSDSDLYTFGYRFKPWVGPPIATAQEIRKYLDDVIHENGLDRAIRYSTKIRRCSWSSSDNRWTVETTGADGEPGKTYRCNFLWMCQGYYDHDNPYLPQWPGIENFQGELIHAQKWHDKVDYKGKQVVVIGSGATAATVIPAMADDAAHVTMLQRSPTYFFCYPNRSDLVDRLRLIGVDEDTIHRCARLDYLHNLQALDHRSREEPDVVFEELKALVRLYAGDDFEFAPHFTPKYRPWQQRLAFVPDGDMFVKMKEGKVSAVTDRIDHFTADGIHLESGADLKADLVVAATGFNLLVMGGIEFVVDGKAVDWSSTATYRGMMFAGVPNLVWVFGYFRAAWTLRVDLLGDFVCRLLQHMQETGVDKVEIALPRDGVNEPLKPWIEDDNFNPGYLVRDMDKLPKRLGDRPEWRHTQDYWREAEEIPAIDLEGPEFAYT from the coding sequence GTGAGCGAAGTCCTGGAGCAACAAAGGCAGGATAACACGGGTGCGTATGAGGAATTCGACGTCCTGATCATCGGGGCGGGAATTTCCGGCATCGGCAGCGCGTATCACCTGAAGACGCAATGTCCGGGCAAGAGCTTTGTTGTCCTGGAAGCGCAATCGCAGTTCGGCGGAACCTGGCGGACACACAAGTATCCGGGGGTTCGGTCGGATTCCGATCTCTACACGTTCGGGTATCGCTTCAAGCCCTGGGTCGGGCCGCCCATCGCCACCGCACAAGAAATTCGCAAGTATCTGGATGATGTCATTCATGAAAACGGGCTGGACAGGGCCATTCGCTACAGCACGAAAATCAGGCGCTGTTCGTGGTCCAGCAGCGATAACCGGTGGACCGTGGAAACGACCGGTGCGGACGGCGAACCGGGCAAGACCTACCGCTGCAACTTCCTGTGGATGTGTCAGGGCTATTACGACCACGATAATCCCTACCTGCCGCAATGGCCCGGTATTGAGAATTTTCAGGGCGAACTGATCCACGCGCAAAAATGGCACGACAAGGTGGATTACAAGGGCAAGCAGGTGGTTGTGATCGGGTCGGGTGCGACAGCGGCAACGGTTATCCCCGCCATGGCCGACGATGCTGCGCATGTTACCATGCTGCAACGTTCACCGACCTATTTCTTCTGTTACCCGAACCGCAGCGATCTGGTGGACCGCCTGCGTCTGATCGGCGTGGACGAAGATACGATCCACCGCTGTGCCCGGCTCGATTACCTGCACAATCTGCAGGCCCTGGATCACCGCTCGCGCGAGGAACCCGATGTGGTGTTCGAGGAGTTGAAAGCGCTGGTGCGACTTTATGCCGGTGACGACTTCGAGTTCGCACCGCACTTCACCCCGAAATACCGGCCTTGGCAGCAACGGCTGGCGTTCGTTCCCGATGGCGACATGTTCGTGAAAATGAAGGAAGGGAAAGTCTCGGCCGTTACGGACCGCATCGATCATTTTACGGCCGATGGCATTCATCTGGAATCGGGCGCGGATCTCAAGGCGGATCTCGTGGTGGCGGCCACCGGGTTCAATCTGCTGGTCATGGGTGGCATCGAATTTGTCGTCGATGGGAAGGCGGTCGACTGGTCCTCCACCGCCACCTATCGCGGGATGATGTTTGCGGGCGTGCCCAATCTCGTCTGGGTGTTCGGCTATTTTCGTGCAGCCTGGACCTTGCGCGTCGATCTGCTGGGCGATTTCGTGTGCCGTTTGCTGCAGCACATGCAGGAAACGGGTGTCGACAAGGTTGAAATCGCGCTGCCACGCGATGGCGTCAACGAACCGCTCAAGCCGTGGATCGAAGATGACAATTTCAATCCGGGTTATCTGGTCCGGGATATGGACAAGTTACCCAAACGGCTGGGCGACCGGCCCGAATGGCGCCACACACAGGATT
- a CDS encoding sugar phosphate isomerase/epimerase family protein translates to MKPISLDCLTLPDATPVELIEYAARTGYGSISLWVQPPALFPPMLATPAMARDIASALAANGIALGNLEVFNINSDHPVSAFEDTLAFGAALGAQSATAINFGPHRSDIAERLAAFHKLCARLGMATYVEPISMGATRTLADGVALIDAAGVDARLVLDCLHLIRTGGSPESIAAIAPATIGYVQLCDGLLAIAEDEIGVEATANRLYPCEGEFPLAEILRAVPADVQLGVEVPSLDRQEQGQPPLQRAKEAMAATRDLLKRVESGL, encoded by the coding sequence ATGAAGCCCATAAGTCTGGATTGCCTGACACTGCCCGATGCAACTCCGGTCGAGCTGATCGAATATGCGGCGCGAACGGGATATGGTTCGATCAGCCTCTGGGTCCAGCCACCGGCGCTGTTCCCGCCAATGCTCGCCACCCCTGCCATGGCGCGCGATATTGCCAGTGCGCTTGCGGCCAATGGTATTGCGCTCGGCAATCTTGAAGTCTTCAATATCAACAGCGACCACCCCGTCAGCGCGTTCGAGGATACGCTGGCATTCGGTGCTGCGCTCGGCGCGCAATCGGCCACGGCTATCAATTTCGGCCCGCACAGATCAGACATTGCAGAGCGGCTTGCCGCTTTTCACAAACTCTGCGCGCGGCTCGGCATGGCGACCTATGTCGAGCCCATTTCGATGGGCGCGACACGGACACTGGCCGATGGTGTGGCGCTGATCGACGCCGCCGGGGTCGATGCCCGGTTGGTGCTGGATTGCCTCCATCTGATCCGCACCGGCGGTTCACCGGAAAGCATCGCGGCGATTGCCCCTGCCACTATCGGATATGTGCAGCTTTGCGACGGGCTGCTTGCCATTGCCGAGGATGAAATCGGCGTCGAAGCAACCGCCAATCGCCTCTATCCCTGCGAAGGCGAATTCCCGCTGGCCGAAATTCTGCGGGCGGTGCCAGCCGACGTACAACTGGGCGTGGAAGTGCCCAGTCTGGACCGGCAGGAACAGGGGCAACCGCCCCTGCAACGGGCAAAGGAAGCCATGGCTGCCACGCGGGACCTTCTCAAACGCGTGGAATCTGGGCTGTGA
- a CDS encoding SDR family NAD(P)-dependent oxidoreductase, with product MTGFQINGHVGVVTGGCSGIGRAIAETLIGEGAQVVVFDLSPDDAPTGTALALNVDVSDEQAVARAFATIEDRFGDLDFAVNNAGIDIETEPSEEWLAGPLDRTIDVDLKGVYHCMRHAIALMRPRKSGAIVNIGSVAALVGTATRPVYAASKHAVTGLTRTAAIQFGEDNIRTNIVCPGGTRTDLLEKVMTDNPVLRDHIVASCPMRRLAEPSEIADAVLWLVSPRSSFVNGAVISVDGGIRQADRPAVRHLSATPLRAAGSSKWHQCSRPS from the coding sequence GTGACCGGGTTCCAGATCAACGGACACGTCGGTGTCGTCACGGGCGGATGCAGCGGGATCGGCCGCGCCATCGCCGAAACATTGATCGGGGAAGGCGCGCAAGTCGTGGTCTTCGACCTTTCCCCTGACGATGCCCCCACGGGGACAGCACTGGCGCTGAACGTGGATGTTTCCGACGAACAGGCCGTGGCCAGGGCTTTCGCCACGATCGAAGACCGGTTTGGGGACCTCGATTTTGCCGTGAACAATGCCGGAATCGATATCGAGACCGAACCATCGGAAGAATGGCTGGCCGGCCCGCTGGACCGGACGATCGATGTCGATCTCAAGGGTGTCTATCACTGCATGCGGCACGCGATTGCCCTGATGCGCCCCCGGAAAAGCGGCGCGATCGTCAATATCGGATCGGTGGCCGCGCTGGTCGGCACGGCGACCCGGCCGGTCTATGCCGCCAGCAAACACGCCGTGACCGGATTGACCCGCACAGCGGCGATCCAGTTCGGCGAAGACAACATCCGCACCAATATCGTCTGTCCGGGCGGCACCCGTACCGATCTTCTGGAAAAGGTCATGACCGACAATCCGGTGCTGCGCGATCACATTGTCGCCAGTTGCCCGATGCGGCGGCTGGCCGAACCGTCGGAAATCGCCGACGCCGTATTGTGGCTGGTGTCGCCGCGATCATCCTTCGTCAATGGCGCGGTGATCTCTGTCGACGGGGGTATACGGCAGGCTGACCGGCCTGCCGTGCGCCATCTCAGCGCCACACCGCTTCGGGCGGCAGGCTCATCAAAATGGCATCAATGTTCCCGCCCGTCTTGA